Within the Hevea brasiliensis isolate MT/VB/25A 57/8 unplaced genomic scaffold, ASM3005281v1 Scaf143, whole genome shotgun sequence genome, the region ACAGGCTGTGCAAGAGATTTTGTTTCTATTTGTGAGATCTTGCCTCCTGGGGTCAACAACGTAATGAACTCATTCTTGTATCTGTTTAGTTATGGAGGATTAGTGCACAATTTCAACAACTTTAATTTTCCTGTTAACCAGTTTCAATTTTCAAGTGTCCAAGTGTTTTCAAATGTTTGTAGATTTGACGTCTGGAAATCATAGAATGGGCACTTAGCCACTGTATACTAACTTGTACTGCTAATTTTGAGCACATTTTAGGTAAAAGTTAACATAAAAATCAAGACATCAAATTTGGGCATGTTGGATAAACATTTAGCAATGATACATTTAGACTTATTTAGGAAACTACTGTAGGGCAAGTGCTTGATATCTCATTATTATGCGGTTCTAAAACTTGTGTCTGCATTGTTGTGTGGCAATGGATTAATTATGTGTTCTGTTTTAGTCTTCATGAAGTAGAGTACAAAATTTATATTGATCTTTGTGAAAACAGATTTTGAGAGGCAATAAAATGTGGTAGGAAATCTGGGAAGGCATATGTCTAAAAGTCAATAAGAACCTGCCTCGATGGAAAGATTGTAGATAACTGTTTACTTAGTTTAGGTTATGCACAACATTAGGGATTTATGTGAGTAGTGTTGGCTGCCATGGTTTGAAACCAACTTCAAAACTGAATAGCATTTCCTTGTCTGTTTTTAAGTACTAAATGGAAATATTTTACCAACCTGAGAAAATAATGTGTACCAAAAGCACCATCATTTTCCCATGTACATTTTGAACATCACACAAATATATGGAATTTTAATGGATGTTCTGAAGTATGAACTAACAAATTGATCATTTGTTGTGCAAAATTTGCTTCATTGCTTTGTCAAGATGAGGCTTGCCTAAGATAAACATGCTTAGTTTGTAAAGAAAGCACATCAGCTTATGTGAAGATTTGGTGTACTCAAGCTGTTAATATTTATTGATTTTATTCTTATTTCCTAATATAAGACATTAAAGTCCTCATCTGGTTTAGTACTTCCAGTCTCCTTTGTTCTCGGTATGgtaacaatattttaattcttctCTAGTCTCAATAATGATTTTTCTATGGTCTTCATACCTTCATTGACAAATATTTCCAGATCCCTTTGTTGGTTGTGTTTGTCCTATCTTCTGTATGTATCAATTTGTTGCTCTATTTGTTTTGAGCCTgtaaaacaattttctttttaGTTTGCTTTTCAATTGTAGTGAATTTAATGTATTGTGTACCCCCCATCAAATCATTTTATTGCAATAGTGCTATTTTTTCTATGAGATTGACAAATGCCATCTTATGCATACACAATACTGCTTAAATTTTATTTACttgtttgtttcttttcttttctttcaagtGATAGAATACACCTCTTAACTAATTGGAGTTACCCAATCTAGTTGTATCAAAAGGTTTATAATTGTGTACATGGACTCTTCTGTGTACCTGTCTAACTTGCACTTTTTGGTTGGGACCTGGGACTTGACATGGGAAGCTTTGTGTTTTCTGATTCACAAAGCTTGACCTTGCAtatattctctctctctcaagtATAACTTGCATATTTAGTTCGTGAAAAGCACATGTGTGTATTGGCTCGAGAAAAATATTGGTTTCTTTTGTTGAGGAGTTGTATTTTTGGACTAAAATGGTTAATATTTTATTGaaggattattattattatttatttgggggGAGGGGGGTGTTTCTCTTGTTGCATTATGAATATTATTTTGCAATGGCTAAAGTCTGGTGAATCTCTAAGTTAGCATACTGGGATACACAAGTAATTTCTATATCCTTTGATTACAGGTTATTTCTTCTTGGTTTGGACAAGTATGGGAAAGGTGATTGGCGAAGTATTTCAAGAAACTTTGTTGTGACAAGAACACCTACACAAGTGGCTAGCCCTGCGCAAAAGTATTTCATCTGCTTGAACTCAATGAATAAGGATAGGAGGCGATCCAGCATACATGACATCACCAGTGTGGGCAATGGAGACATTTCAGCGCCACAAGGACCAATAACTGGTCAAACAAATGGTTCTGCTGCAGGAGGGTCTGCTGGTAAAGCGGCCAAACAACCACCTCAACATCCTGCTGGACCCCCAGGAGTCGGTGTGTATGGTCCTCCAACCATAGGGCAACCAATAGGAGGGCCCCTTGTTTCAGCGGTTGGTACCCCTGTTAATCTTTCTGCCCCCACACCCATGGCTTATGGCGTTAGAGCCCCAGTACCAGGAACAGTATCAGGAGTGGTACCTGGTGCACCAATGAGCATGGTTCCTATGACATATCCAATGCCACCCACAACTGCTCATAGGTGATATGCATGGTTTAGCCGTAAAATGTACAAAAACAGAAGACTAGTTGCTTGTGTTACTGTTGGTTTAGTGGCTTCTCAATTTTAGCCTGAATAAGACTGCATAGTTACAAGCAAAAGTTGTCTGATGTCATTTGTTTATTCTGGTAGCAATATCAAATAAGCCCATAGGGAGGGAAACTCCATCATTTTTATAGGCAGCAGCTGTGGAAATATGGCAGCATTTATGGTTAGAACAGCAATTTAGTTACCTTTTTTGGTTTTACATAACAAAGCTTAGTCTCAATAATAGTCAGTTAATGGTATTTTACTTTTAATGGCCAAAATAGTAAAGAACCCATATATACTTTTTACTATTTTGGATAGCATATGTTGGCACATATTGTGCTTCGCCTAGCAATTATTTTGTTTCTCTTATGAATTGCTGTCAAAGTTTTGCCTAGGTTATGCTTGCGGGTGCGCGTATAATGACTCATCTGGGAGTTACAGTTAGGTTTGCTGTGGGCTGAAGGTGGTTTGCATGATATGTTTGGGGTGTTGCAAGAGGTGGGTGAGTGATTCTCTCCCTCTTTTTCCTCTTCTCAgctatttcttctcttttctctcctTTCTTTCTCACCTCTCCTCATTTTCCCATTCTTTTCTCACTGTCCAAACACCTTGGTTAAGCCATCAGAATTCTGGGGCTTAACaaaataattgaatcagataTCCTGTGGAAATTTTCTAGTGCTGTAGATTCAGATGTCAGAAGATAGTCTAGAATCCCAAGCTCAAgccattgtttttttttttttttaatgaaataacTCAAGCCgttgttaattacttaattactTGTGTCAAGTGAAGTGTGCAGTAGCCCCCTTTTTGTTGCAGGTCATGGGATTtaccaatatttttttttctttggctgTTCTTTGCTCATATTTGAAAAAAAGAAGGGATGGCATCAAAAAGCTAATATGCCAACCCAAAAGCATAAATGCCTACAGTGTGGCAGATTCAGTGCAGGATAAGTGACAAGTTCACACAATGCTTGCTAGGATTGCATTTCCATTTTCCATGATTGGAAAGTTGTCCCAGCTAACCGAATTCTTTATCTCCTTCACAGAATCTTGAAAAATTTCCTCCACTGAATTAATGCATTCTTTGAATTTGATCTATACTCTACACAATCCTATTTGAAGTATTGAGTCATTTTCCATTAAATTTTCAAGAAATTGTCCCCACCTTTATGTTTGCATGTCTTTTATTAAATTCCATTAAATGTACCTACCCTGATCAAGTCTTGCACAACAAAAAGAGCCAGACAAGTATGTTTCAGAGAATCTGAGTAAAGGAAGCAACCGAACTTACCACCTTCTCATTATCTTTACATTGAAAAAATGTCTTTATGAGTCTATGGTCTGTGCCTTTATACTTCAAAATGAAGATTAAGACTCCTCAGCTGAATATGAAAttgttcaatctttgaatttctttTTCAAGGCTGAACTTGCTTAATTTCTTCATTTTGAAACTGCAGTGAGATTGGTGTCAAAGATCAATGAAACTGAGAAACACTACCGTTCTTTACCTTGTATAATGGGATTTATGTATCAAAGCTGTGACTGAAATTTGGAATGATAAAGCTTAATTTATATGTAATGTGATTGAAACCCACTATTTAATGCCTTCTAAAAGATGTTAATTGGCATTGATTTCTAATTAAGATAACAACTTCACTATTCAACATCCTTGGTTTATTGCAGAGATGAGGTATTTTTTATAACCATGCATGCAAGGTCTACTGGTCTGCTACTGCTTGCAGCCCTTTAATTCCCACATCTGCAATGGAACCCAAAAGAACAAAATTAAGTGCCAAAAGAATTGTAGTAATCCAGATGATTACATGAACAGTTAGAATGAGTGATTAGTTGGAATGAGTGATTAGTAAGTATCTTCAGATATGTCCTTCTCATTATGAAATAAAGAAAGAGGGAGAAATTTAATTGAAGAGATTTCTTAACCAAGTCTATGTGTCACATAACTCATTCTGCAATATATGTAAAAATGCATTTGTTTTGTAAATACTTTTTCATGTTTCTTTTGCTTGCTTAGGCATCATAAAGCTAAAATGCCAACTCAAAAGCATAAATGCCAAACAGCCATGGTGCTTGTTAATAATGAATGATTGAAATTTGTTCCAGCTACTTGGGATACAAAAACTAACTGTGTTTGAACGCCTAACCCTTTTCCTTTTTTCTTGTACTTGTAGAATTTCTTAAATGGAAGCTTGAACCTTTGTACAACAACTTTTCTAAAGCAACTAGAGCTTTCCATCTTctcatttttcttatttatttttttggctTTAACTGAGACTCAAACTTAAGATTTCACAGTTTTGGATACAACTGTAGCACCACTGAGCTAAAGCTTTTcggttaatttttcttatttttaaatgTCCTTTGTCTTGCCCTTACTGTCATTGATGAGCCTTACATGACTCATGCCATAAAAAGGTTAAAGATTTACCTCCCATAAACTTTTTCCTATAAATACTTCACAGTTTAAACAATTGATCTGGCGTAGCAGTCTTCTCTTCCAATTTGTCTCTGAAGTGGGAAATCTTCCATCGGCATGAAGAACCCATCTCAGAATCAAGTTATTGGAATTCCAATCAACTCAGAATTATACACACATGGAAGGCCAGCAAGAGGATTTTTAGCTGACCCTGCAACACAATACCATCCATCATCTTCTTCAAATTGCTATTCCACATTCAAGCATAGTAATAACTCTCTGTCTGTCTCCTTAtacttcccttttttttttttttacacaacaGAGGTTTTCCTAGCTTGGTGCCATGTAACTAAGCTAGTTGCAGGCCGATCTGGTGGTGTTTTAGTAATGGGAATGGCTTATTATTTGTGTTGCAGGTAAAGTAGATTCAGTGTTCAAGAGAATGAACAAATTAGGGAAGAAAGCTGACAATTTTGCAAAAGGTGTTCGAGAGCATGGTAACTAATTTTCCCtcacaaatgttgagaaaataaaaaatgaataagATCTAAATTCTAACTTTGATTACTTTGAAACTGCAGTGAGATTGGGCTCAAATATCTGTGAAACTGTGAAAGGAAAGTTCAGCTTAGGGGCTAAAATTCTTCAAGTTGGTGGTATGGAGAAAATTTTCAAGCAGCTGTTTGgagttgaagaagaagagaaattgcTAAAGGTTTCCCAGTGCTACCTTTCAACCACAGCAGGTCCCATTGCAGGCCTCTTGTTTATCTCCACTTACAAGGTTGCCTTCTGCAGTGAGAGATCAATCAAATTCTCTTCTCCAAATGACAAATCAATCAGAATCAATTACAAGGTAactcaaaaagaaaataaaaatccaaTCTCTCTGTCTGCTCACAACATTGTAAATACCAAACAGATGCCATTTTGTTTTGTGCAGGTTTTGATCCCACTTACAAAGGTTAAAAGAGTTAAAAAGAGTGAGAACATGAAGAACCCATCCCAAAAGTATATGGAAATAGTTACTGTGGATGAGTTTGATTTCTGGTTTATGGGTTTCTTGAATTATCAGAAGACTTTCAAATGTCTTCAGCAGGCAGTCTCCCAAAGCATTAATGATTAATTTACAAGTCACTTCCTAATGACATAAAAACCACTGTAATTAGCAATCCTCAATTGTATTCTGTTTTATAAAGAAACACACGAGTGGTGAATATAATTTTCCAACAGCCACTCATTACTAATAATTGTTCTATCCTCTTCTCCATTGTTATGAGAATTCAGGTAATAGCATAGCAGCAGAAAACAGAAAAAGGCCATCACTTTAATTAAAAGATTGCAGGAGATTCATAATTtggtaataataataagaaacaaAATGAAAATGCCAGATAAATTATTGCAGAAATTGTATCTGACTACTGTTATAAATCATGAAGTACTCTCAGAGTTGCAGGAACCCTCAAAAAGGCAATGCATAATTACAAATTAGTTGAAGAGTCTGTCTGTTTATTTAGAAAAACACATTTTAGATGTTAGTAAAGCTGTTTGAAAAAGTTGTTCTTACAACTAAAATATATTGTTAGACCATACAAGAACGTATCAAAAGATACGTCAATGAGGCTTTCCTCTAACATCCATACACAGATAATGCCATACCTGCCATTAACTGAAACAAC harbors:
- the LOC110673317 gene encoding transcription factor SRM1 — its product is MTVDEVGCSSLWTREQDKAFENALATYPEDAPDRWEKIAADVPGKTQEEIKLHYELLVEDLNQIEAGCVPLPNYSSSEGSVSHAGDEGTSKKGGHLGHHNSESAHGNKASRSDQERRKGIAWTEDEHRLFLLGLDKYGKGDWRSISRNFVVTRTPTQVASPAQKYFICLNSMNKDRRRSSIHDITSVGNGDISAPQGPITGQTNGSAAGGSAGKAAKQPPQHPAGPPGVGVYGPPTIGQPIGGPLVSAVGTPVNLSAPTPMAYGVRAPVPGTVSGVVPGAPMSMVPMTYPMPPTTAHR
- the LOC131176503 gene encoding GEM-like protein 4, with the protein product MKNPSQNQVIGIPINSELYTHGRPARGFLADPATQYHPSSSSNCYSTFKHSKVDSVFKRMNKLGKKADNFAKGVREHVRLGSNICETVKGKFSLGAKILQVGGMEKIFKQLFGVEEEEKLLKVSQCYLSTTAGPIAGLLFISTYKVAFCSERSIKFSSPNDKSIRINYKVLIPLTKVKRVKKSENMKNPSQKYMEIVTVDEFDFWFMGFLNYQKTFKCLQQAVSQSIND